Genomic DNA from Nonomuraea rubra:
ACGGCCGCGCCGAGGTGCCAGGTGCCCGCCAGGATGAGCGCCGTCAGCGGGGCCAGCACCAGGTGCGCCACCAGCGTGGCCGCCGCCCAGGTGCTGCGGCGCTCGGCGGCTGTCACGGTCGTCGCCTCCCGGTGGGTCGTGGTGGGGTCGCGGTGGGGAGCCGCCAGGATAGCCAGGGAAGTGCCGCTCCCGCGTTCTGCGATCATGCGTGCGGGAGAGGTCAGTGCCCGGGGCCGCCGCTGACGAGCGGCAGCCACAGGACGAACCTGGCGCCGCGCGGCGAGTCCTCGACGGTGAGGGTGCCGTGGTGGGAGTGCGCGATGTCGCGGGAGATGGCCAGGCCGAGGCCGCTGCCTCCGGGGTCGCGGCGGCGACCCTCGTCGAGGCGGACGAAGCGTTCGAAGACGCGTTCCCGGTGGGCGGGCGGGATGCCCGGCCCGTCGTCGGTCACGGTGACCACGACGCCCTCGTCTGCCGGTTCGACGCCGACCTCGACGGAGGACTCGGCGTGCCGCTGGGCGTTGGTCAGGAGGTTGTCGAGCACGCGGATCAGTTGCATGCGCGAGCCGCGGATCTCCAGCCCCCGGGGCGCGCGGACGTGGATCGGGAGGGGGCCCTGCTGCGCGTTCACCTCGGCGCAGACGAGCTCGCCGAGATCGATGCGTTCGGGAGGTGAGGGGTCGGCGGCCCGGAGGCGGGCGAGCAGCAGCAGGTCGTTGACGATCGCCTCCAGCCGGCTCGCCGTGGCCAGCGCGCTGCGCAGCGTCTCGTGCGGATCGACGTCCCCGGGGTAGAGCAGTGCCTCCTCCAGTTGCGTGCGCAGCCCGGCGATCGGATTGCGCAGCTCGTGGCTGGTCGTGGAGTCGAACTGGCGCAGCTGCTCCACCGCGCCCTCCAGCTGGCTGAGCGTGTGGTTGGCGGTGGTGGCCAGGCGGGTGATCTCGTCGTTGCCCGGCGGCACCGGGACGCGCAGGCTCAGGTCGCTCACCGTGATCTGCGAGATCCTGGCCCTGATCGCCTCGACGGGCCGCAGCGCGCGTCCCACCAGCACCCACGCCGTCCAGGCCGCCAGGCCGGTGAACAGGGCGGTCCCGGCCGCGACGGCGTACTCGAGCTCGTGCGTGGCCAGCAGGTCCGGCTCGGGGATGCCGGCGTACACGACGGCCGCGTCCGTGTCCGGGGACAGGCGGATGGCGTGCAGCAGGATGCACCTGCCCTGCGGCGGGCACTCGACGTGCGGCTGGAACCGCGCGTCCGGCGGCGGCCGCAGGCTGCTGAGCGGCACGGTCCGCGAGGCCTCCCGGCTGGCGTTCAGGACACGATGGCGGGCGTCCACGACCTGGATGAGATCGACGGGCGGGTTGGCCGGGATCGGGTTCGGCACGTAACCCTCGCGGGCGACCGGGCTCCACTGGCTCGCCACCCGCTCGGCCTGGCGCAGGGCGTCGGACTGGACCCGCCAGCGGATCGCGAGGTCCACGGTCGCGCCGAGCACCACCAGCACGCACATCGCGAACAGGGCCGCGATCAGCGTGCACCTGGCCCGGACCGAACCCGGGCGGGCAAGGGTGAGCATGTCACCTCCGTACGGCCGCCGCTGACGGCCACTGCCAGAGGAGGGTGCGCCCCGCGTTCACGCCGGTGGAAAGATCCTGGAACACGTGCGCGAACGCGGGGCGGTCGGGCCCGGCCCCGCGATCAGGACGTGCGGGACAGCAGGCCGTGCGGGTCGAGCACGTACTTGCGTGCCGCGCCCTGGTCGAACTCGTGGTAGCCCCGCGGCGCCTCGTCCAGCAAGATCGGCGTGGCGTTGACGGCCTTGGCGATCTGCACCCGGTCGTGCAGGATCGCCTGCATGAGCTGCCGGTTGTAGCGCATGACGGGGCACTGCCCGGTGGCGAACTCGTGCGACTTCGCCCAGCCCAGGCCGATGCGGATGGACAGCGAGCCCTGCTTGGCGGCCTCGTCGGAGGCGCCCGGGTCGCCGGTCACGTACAGGCCGGGGATGCCGATGGCGCCGCCCGCCCTGGTGACGTCCATGAGCGAGTTGAGCACGGTGGCGGGGCGCTCCACCTCCGCCTCGCGGCCGTGCCCGCGGGCCTCGAAGCCGACCGCGTCCACGGCGCAGTCGACCTCCGGCTCGCCGAGGAGCTGCTCGATCTGGTCCCTCGGCTCGCCGAGGGCGATGTTGACGGTCTCGCAGCCGAAGCTGCGCGCCTGGTCCAGGCGCTCCTTGTTGAGGTCGGCGACGATGACGACGGCGGCCCCGAGCAGGAACGCCGAGGCTGCCGCGGCGAGCCCCACCGGCCCCGCGCCGGCGATGTAGACGGTCGATCCCGGCCCGACGCCCGCGGTCACGCAGCCGTGGAAGCCGGTGGGGAAGATGTCGGCGAGCATGGCCAGGTCGAGGATCTTCTCCATCGCCCGGTCCTTGTCCCGGAACTTCAGCAGGTTCCAGTCGGCGTACGGCACCAGCACGTATTCGGCCTGGCCGCCGATCCAGCCGCCCATGTCGACGTACCCGTACGCCGAGCCGGGCCGGTCCGGGTTGACATTCTCGCAGATCCCGGTCTTGCCCTCCTTGCAGTTGCGGCACCGGCCGCAGGAGATGTTGAACGGCACGGACACCAGGTCGCCGGTCTTGACGAACTCCACGCCGGGACCGGTCTCGACGACCTCACCGGTGATCTCGTGGCCGAGGACCAGCCCCGGGGGCGCCGTGGTCCTGCCGCGGACCATGTGCTGGTCGCTGCCGCAGATGTTGGTCGCGACGGTCTTGAGTATCGCGGCGTGCGGCAGTTTGCGCCCGACGTTGGCCGGGTTCACCCCTGGGCCGTCCTTGAGCTCGAACTCGGGATAGTCGATCTCGTGAACCTCGACCTTGCCCGGGCCTTCGTACACGACTCCTTTGTTGCCAGGCATGTGGTGATCTCTCCCTCGAGCGGAAGTGACGGACGTACGATGCGCTGCACAAGCTCGGAGATCACCTCCTTTCCGGAGGGCGGGGGACTTCGCACGCGTTTTGTCCCCAATATTCGAATATATCCCGAGAGGTCGCCTTAAATCCGCTTTGCTGATTCTTCACCGTTCCATGCCTCCGGGGTGGGCCGCCGCCCCGCGGCCTGCGTCAGCGCGGCGCGCTGGGCCGCGCTCAGGCGGTCCGCCCTCGGGACGGCGGCGTACGCTCCCCGCCCGGTCCGCTCCACCGTGAGGGGATCGGCGAGGCTCGTACGGCGGCCGATCGTGTCCAGGGCGCCGGCCGCTCGCTGGACGGGCCAGCCCAGCGCCGTGGCGAGCTCGTCCACGGTGAGCGGCCGGGCGGCGTGCACCAGCGCGGCCACCACGGTCAGCGCGTCGCGGACGGCGGCGTCGGTGAGGCCGCTGCCGTTCATCTGCTCGCTGATCCAGGTGAAGAAGCCGGCCATCCGGCCCAGCCGGGCGCCGGCGGGCGTGCCGGCGCCGAAGATCTCGATCCCGCGCCGCGCGGCCGCCGCGACCTCGTCGTGCGCGCCGGTGTCGGATCTGAACGCCCGCAGCCAGACGTCGTCGTCGACGACGTACCGCTCGCGGCGGCCGGACTCCTGCGTACGCCTGACCAGCTCCATCTCCTCCAGGTAGCCGATGGCCTTGGACACCGACGCCGGGCTGACCTGGAGCCCGCGTACGAGCTCGGCGGACGTCAGGCTTCCCGGCTCGGAGGTGAGCAGGCAGACGAACACGCGAGCCGGCATCCGGGGAAGGCCGACCCCGACGAGCAGCGTGGCGAACCGCTCCACGAAGGCGCGCACGGACTCGGCCGGCCGCCCGCCGTCCTGCGGCTGCGCGGCCCGTACGGGCCTGCGGCGGCGGGCGCGCTGCCCGGCGGCCTGCTGGGCGCGGTCGGCCAGGTAGGCGCCCGAGGCGCTGTTGCGGGCCACCTCGCGGCTGATCGTGGAGGTGGGCCTGCCCAGCCGCCTGGCGATCTCGGCGTAGCCCAGCCCGTCGGCCAGCCAGCTCGCGATCTGGCGGCGGTGCTCGTGGGTCAGCCTGCCTCCGGGCATCGTTCCTGTCCCCTGCCTGGTTCGGGTGCGTTCACCCAC
This window encodes:
- the fdhA gene encoding formaldehyde dehydrogenase, glutathione-independent, with protein sequence MPGNKGVVYEGPGKVEVHEIDYPEFELKDGPGVNPANVGRKLPHAAILKTVATNICGSDQHMVRGRTTAPPGLVLGHEITGEVVETGPGVEFVKTGDLVSVPFNISCGRCRNCKEGKTGICENVNPDRPGSAYGYVDMGGWIGGQAEYVLVPYADWNLLKFRDKDRAMEKILDLAMLADIFPTGFHGCVTAGVGPGSTVYIAGAGPVGLAAAASAFLLGAAVVIVADLNKERLDQARSFGCETVNIALGEPRDQIEQLLGEPEVDCAVDAVGFEARGHGREAEVERPATVLNSLMDVTRAGGAIGIPGLYVTGDPGASDEAAKQGSLSIRIGLGWAKSHEFATGQCPVMRYNRQLMQAILHDRVQIAKAVNATPILLDEAPRGYHEFDQGAARKYVLDPHGLLSRTS
- a CDS encoding sensor histidine kinase, translated to MLTLARPGSVRARCTLIAALFAMCVLVVLGATVDLAIRWRVQSDALRQAERVASQWSPVAREGYVPNPIPANPPVDLIQVVDARHRVLNASREASRTVPLSSLRPPPDARFQPHVECPPQGRCILLHAIRLSPDTDAAVVYAGIPEPDLLATHELEYAVAAGTALFTGLAAWTAWVLVGRALRPVEAIRARISQITVSDLSLRVPVPPGNDEITRLATTANHTLSQLEGAVEQLRQFDSTTSHELRNPIAGLRTQLEEALLYPGDVDPHETLRSALATASRLEAIVNDLLLLARLRAADPSPPERIDLGELVCAEVNAQQGPLPIHVRAPRGLEIRGSRMQLIRVLDNLLTNAQRHAESSVEVGVEPADEGVVVTVTDDGPGIPPAHRERVFERFVRLDEGRRRDPGGSGLGLAISRDIAHSHHGTLTVEDSPRGARFVLWLPLVSGGPGH
- a CDS encoding helix-turn-helix domain-containing protein, which encodes MPGGRLTHEHRRQIASWLADGLGYAEIARRLGRPTSTISREVARNSASGAYLADRAQQAAGQRARRRRPVRAAQPQDGGRPAESVRAFVERFATLLVGVGLPRMPARVFVCLLTSEPGSLTSAELVRGLQVSPASVSKAIGYLEEMELVRRTQESGRRERYVVDDDVWLRAFRSDTGAHDEVAAAARRGIEIFGAGTPAGARLGRMAGFFTWISEQMNGSGLTDAAVRDALTVVAALVHAARPLTVDELATALGWPVQRAAGALDTIGRRTSLADPLTVERTGRGAYAAVPRADRLSAAQRAALTQAAGRRPTPEAWNGEESAKRI